In the Thermodesulfovibrio yellowstonii DSM 11347 genome, one interval contains:
- the cas2 gene encoding CRISPR-associated endonuclease Cas2 translates to MRVILVYDINEKRVAKVLKTCRKYLHWVQNSVFEGEISEAKLEKLKIELKKIINPEEDSIIIYTFRSEWYTRREIIGIERGGEEIII, encoded by the coding sequence ATGAGAGTTATACTCGTATACGATATTAATGAGAAAAGAGTAGCCAAAGTACTTAAAACATGCAGGAAATATCTCCACTGGGTACAAAATTCTGTATTTGAAGGAGAAATTTCTGAGGCAAAACTCGAAAAATTGAAGATAGAGCTGAAAAAAATAATTAATCCAGAAGAAGACTCTATAATCATATACACATTTCGCAGTGAATGGTATACCAGAAGAGAAATAATAGGAATTGAGAGAGGAGGAGAAGAGATAATAATTTAA
- the murJ gene encoding murein biosynthesis integral membrane protein MurJ encodes MAKSKIVKAAGAISLATTFSRILGYIKDMILAKYFGATGISDVFFVAFRIPNLLRELFAEGSMSSAVIPVLKESQIKNGQEETQKIVKSLFTFIMIVVGIITILGIIFSPLIVKLIAPGFVENPQKFDLTVLLTRIMFPFLLFISLAALTMGTLNTNNIFFIPALAPCFLNIAIIIFIVGFSSLFFNPIISVAVGVTVGGALQWLVQTPTFYKNGFKFGIAPFHSALKKIAILVIPTTIAMAVNQINIFVSTIIASFLPEGSVTYLYYSMRLIQLPIGIFGVAVGMAVLPTLSQHVAEGKKDIFTKDFTFSLKFLFFLTIPSTLGLMMLKEPIINTLFQRGVFDITATINTAQALLFYSIGIIGTVGSRTITATFYSIQDTKTPVICAATAMLTNVIVSIALMNSMQHKGLALAYSVAATVQFFMLGYFIKRKIPQISFNSIISSFLKSFVAAFISVSIAKLICEINPSLWLHSEKMFLKFIWLACAISVAAFFYLVLCYLLKHEELGYILKKIRRQG; translated from the coding sequence ATGGCAAAAAGTAAAATAGTTAAAGCTGCTGGAGCTATCTCATTAGCTACTACATTTAGTAGAATTCTTGGATATATAAAAGACATGATTCTTGCCAAATATTTTGGTGCAACTGGCATAAGTGATGTATTTTTCGTTGCCTTTCGTATTCCTAATCTGTTAAGAGAACTTTTTGCAGAAGGCTCAATGTCTTCGGCTGTTATTCCTGTGTTGAAAGAATCCCAGATAAAAAATGGTCAAGAAGAAACCCAAAAAATTGTAAAGAGTTTATTTACATTCATAATGATAGTTGTAGGAATTATTACTATTTTAGGAATAATTTTTAGCCCTCTTATTGTAAAACTAATTGCCCCAGGATTTGTTGAAAATCCTCAAAAATTTGACTTAACAGTGTTACTGACAAGAATAATGTTTCCATTTCTACTCTTTATCAGTCTTGCAGCACTTACAATGGGTACTCTCAATACAAATAATATTTTTTTTATACCAGCTCTTGCTCCATGTTTTTTAAACATTGCAATAATTATTTTTATAGTTGGATTTAGCTCATTATTTTTCAATCCAATAATATCTGTTGCAGTAGGTGTAACTGTAGGAGGTGCTCTTCAATGGCTTGTTCAAACACCTACTTTTTATAAAAATGGCTTCAAATTTGGAATAGCGCCATTTCATTCTGCTTTGAAAAAAATTGCTATTCTTGTAATTCCGACAACAATAGCAATGGCAGTAAACCAGATAAATATATTTGTAAGCACAATTATTGCGAGTTTCCTTCCCGAAGGAAGTGTTACATATCTTTATTATTCAATGAGACTTATTCAGCTTCCAATTGGTATTTTCGGTGTAGCTGTTGGAATGGCTGTACTTCCAACCCTTTCTCAACATGTAGCTGAAGGTAAAAAAGATATCTTTACAAAAGACTTTACATTTTCCCTTAAATTCTTATTCTTTCTAACTATTCCTTCTACATTAGGATTGATGATGTTAAAAGAACCAATAATAAACACTCTTTTTCAAAGAGGTGTTTTTGATATAACAGCTACAATAAATACTGCTCAAGCTTTACTATTTTATAGCATAGGAATCATTGGTACAGTTGGGTCAAGAACAATCACTGCTACTTTTTATTCTATTCAAGATACAAAAACACCTGTAATATGCGCTGCTACAGCAATGTTGACAAATGTGATAGTTTCTATTGCTCTTATGAATTCAATGCAACACAAGGGACTGGCACTTGCTTATTCAGTGGCTGCTACTGTCCAGTTTTTTATGTTAGGATATTTTATAAAAAGAAAAATTCCTCAGATTTCCTTCAATTCAATAATTTCATCTTTTTTAAAAAGCTTTGTAGCTGCGTTTATTAGTGTAAGCATAGCTAAACTTATTTGTGAGATTAACCCTTCCTTGTGGTTACATAGTGAAAAAATGTTTCTAAAATTTATATGGCTTGCCTGTGCAATTTCTGTCGCTGCATTTTTCTATTTAGTTCTATGCTATTTGCTCAAACATGAAGAACTGGGTTATATTTTAAAAAAGATACGGAGGCAAGGATGA
- the cas1b gene encoding type I-B CRISPR-associated endonuclease Cas1b: MKKSLYIISDGELKRKDNTLYFETSEERKYIPVENTREILIFGEVSMNKRLLEFLTESEIIIHFFNYYGYYIGSFYPREHLNSGYMILKQAEHYLDTGKRLNLAEKFVSGAIENIKKVLIYYHNRGKELSEIISKIQEIATNIPDCSTTDELMAIEGNIRDYYYQSFDIILDNEHFIFETRTKRPPKNRINALISFANSLVYTTCLSEIYQTHLDPRIGYLHATNFRRFTLNLDVAEIFKPIIADRAIFSIVNKRIVKPQHFEKKLDGIVLNDKGKQILLQEMDERLRSTIQHKKLGRHVSYRQLIRLELYKIQKHLMEEEEYKPFVTGW, from the coding sequence ATGAAAAAATCATTATACATAATCTCTGATGGAGAGCTAAAAAGAAAAGATAACACACTTTATTTTGAAACCAGTGAAGAAAGAAAATATATTCCTGTTGAAAATACACGGGAAATATTGATATTTGGTGAAGTATCAATGAATAAGCGTCTTTTGGAGTTTCTTACAGAAAGTGAAATTATTATTCATTTCTTTAACTACTATGGCTACTACATAGGTTCTTTTTATCCAAGGGAACATTTAAATTCAGGTTATATGATACTTAAGCAAGCAGAGCATTATTTGGATACAGGAAAACGACTTAATCTTGCTGAGAAATTTGTATCAGGAGCCATTGAAAACATTAAAAAGGTTTTAATCTATTATCACAATAGAGGTAAGGAGCTTTCAGAAATAATTAGCAAAATACAAGAGATTGCAACAAACATTCCCGACTGTTCAACTACCGATGAACTAATGGCAATAGAGGGAAATATTCGTGATTACTATTATCAATCATTTGACATAATTTTAGACAATGAACACTTTATCTTTGAAACAAGAACAAAGAGACCGCCAAAAAACAGAATCAATGCTCTTATAAGTTTTGCCAACTCTCTTGTTTATACAACCTGTCTAAGTGAAATTTATCAGACTCATCTTGACCCAAGAATTGGATATCTTCATGCCACCAATTTCAGAAGATTTACTCTTAATCTTGATGTTGCGGAGATATTCAAACCAATAATAGCAGACAGAGCAATCTTCAGCATTGTAAACAAACGAATTGTAAAGCCGCAACACTTTGAAAAGAAGCTTGATGGTATTGTGCTTAATGATAAAGGAAAACAGATTCTACTCCAAGAGATGGATGAAAGACTTAGGAGTACTATACAACATAAAAAGCTTGGCAGACATGTATCTTATCGGCAACTCATAAGGCTTGAATTGTATAAAATTCAGAAACATCTCATGGAAGAGGAAGAATATAAACCTTTTGTAACAGGCTGGTAA
- the cas5 gene encoding CRISPR-associated protein Cas5, which translates to MKALVFHIRLNSLYSIRIPFTWQSALTYPVPPPSAVIGMLANALQRYKNDRHPLQYLEKIENELIWAGSKLLSPCIIKSYTTSAIVKWDDTMPWKFTNAIGRQFAYAQQIQIATIFKDESIVNEIVKALKISPLTCGDSESPITIEDEVFIKNVYEIDKETITTGYPLPFSKDTKIKDGNGRVYLMHERCKKRHISLYLRTYLIPIVEIQGICHPSTIKIERTNEKFFKIDEIDFVVAYDSSSESRLEKKTNKKRKK; encoded by the coding sequence ATGAAAGCTCTGGTATTTCACATAAGGCTGAATTCCCTTTACTCTATAAGAATTCCCTTTACTTGGCAGTCTGCTTTGACTTATCCTGTGCCACCTCCTTCTGCAGTGATTGGAATGCTCGCTAATGCCCTGCAGCGATATAAAAATGATAGGCATCCTTTGCAATATCTTGAAAAAATTGAAAATGAATTAATCTGGGCTGGCTCAAAACTTCTTTCTCCTTGTATTATCAAAAGTTATACAACTTCTGCGATTGTTAAATGGGACGATACTATGCCATGGAAGTTTACAAATGCAATTGGTAGGCAGTTTGCCTATGCACAGCAAATTCAGATAGCCACAATATTTAAAGATGAAAGCATTGTAAATGAAATTGTCAAAGCCCTTAAGATATCACCTCTTACCTGTGGTGATAGTGAGTCTCCCATAACAATTGAAGACGAAGTTTTTATAAAGAATGTATATGAAATTGATAAAGAAACTATTACAACAGGCTATCCTTTACCTTTCAGTAAAGATACAAAAATAAAAGATGGCAATGGCCGGGTTTATCTAATGCATGAAAGGTGTAAAAAAAGGCACATCAGTTTATATTTAAGAACATATCTTATACCAATTGTAGAAATACAGGGAATATGCCATCCCTCCACTATTAAGATAGAGAGAACTAACGAGAAATTTTTTAAAATTGACGAGATAGATTTTGTAGTTGCTTACGATTCATCATCAGAAAGTAGATTAGAGAAAAAAACTAACAAAAAGAGGAAAAAATGA
- the csa5 gene encoding type I-A CRISPR-associated protein Csa5 — protein sequence MLTLYTPATGFPDLDVKIAYGLTRVGIEAFGIESVAIHYEGGFYRVTFDIDKNDFEKLNKMFNLLCQRLLFSTYIPFSTPGIAGRSAESVTVNENESFSLDFYKSFTIIAKNKKGENVCRHEFDHIGNVIGFTVATSFHNKRDGVDIQLQYKNPKDKNSPKLPRRPTNPKNICKTCGLLALLGIWYTSFIFNVARKEVIVIPIPKGNVSGRKLQEIFALQHQIRKEWFNQDIPQVLIPLVFLSKIPSSADILKGFDLFIAILSRKQGYHVDRIFLIPIENYLKFIRGTPYNIATIDNILTQKAYAALQELNNTIYNLNKTSILKFARLYVQETSPKKGDWVNLLYPETVRYLLKEVAMISLEIIENPALGSLARTLRYFIREKKYGYADDIRNARKESRDFEETIAKMLREGRLRLEQKEQIHLPTDEEVKKVFRLANEDFESTKLALVMLAFSFPSRTEETMETLEEIQGVK from the coding sequence ATGCTAACCCTCTACACACCTGCCACCGGTTTTCCTGATTTGGATGTAAAGATTGCCTACGGGCTGACGAGGGTAGGGATTGAGGCATTTGGAATTGAAAGTGTCGCTATACATTATGAAGGTGGTTTCTACAGGGTTACTTTTGATATAGATAAAAATGATTTTGAAAAGTTGAACAAAATGTTCAATCTACTTTGTCAAAGATTGCTTTTTTCAACATATATCCCTTTTAGTACCCCTGGAATTGCTGGCAGAAGCGCAGAGAGTGTAACCGTTAATGAAAATGAATCATTCTCATTGGACTTCTATAAATCATTTACAATTATTGCTAAAAATAAAAAAGGAGAAAATGTTTGCAGGCATGAATTTGACCATATAGGAAATGTCATAGGTTTTACAGTGGCTACTTCCTTTCACAATAAAAGAGATGGAGTAGATATACAGTTACAATATAAAAATCCCAAAGACAAAAATTCTCCCAAATTACCAAGAAGGCCAACAAATCCAAAAAATATCTGCAAAACTTGCGGGTTACTTGCCTTACTTGGTATATGGTATACCTCTTTTATTTTTAATGTAGCACGCAAAGAAGTTATAGTTATTCCAATCCCTAAAGGCAATGTCAGTGGCAGGAAACTTCAAGAAATTTTTGCCTTACAGCATCAGATAAGAAAGGAGTGGTTTAATCAAGACATCCCTCAGGTATTAATCCCTTTGGTGTTCCTTTCTAAAATCCCCTCCTCTGCTGATATTCTGAAAGGCTTTGATTTATTTATTGCAATTTTAAGCCGAAAACAGGGATACCATGTTGACAGGATTTTTTTAATACCAATTGAGAATTACTTAAAATTTATAAGAGGGACACCTTATAATATTGCAACGATAGATAATATATTAACCCAAAAAGCGTATGCTGCCCTTCAAGAATTAAACAATACTATTTATAATCTAAATAAGACTTCTATCCTAAAATTTGCCCGTCTTTATGTTCAAGAAACATCACCTAAAAAGGGTGATTGGGTAAATCTTTTATACCCAGAAACAGTAAGATATCTTTTAAAGGAGGTGGCTATGATAAGTCTTGAGATTATTGAAAACCCTGCATTAGGTAGCCTTGCAAGAACATTGAGATACTTCATTAGAGAAAAAAAATACGGATATGCCGATGATATAAGAAATGCAAGAAAAGAATCAAGAGATTTTGAGGAAACAATAGCAAAGATGTTGAGAGAGGGCAGGTTGAGGCTTGAACAAAAAGAACAAATTCATCTTCCAACAGATGAGGAAGTAAAGAAAGTCTTCAGGCTTGCAAATGAAGACTTTGAATCCACAAAATTAGCCCTTGTTATGCTTGCCTTTTCATTCCCATCAAGGACTGAAGAAACCATGGAAACATTAGAGGAGATACAAGGTGTCAAATGA
- the cas4 gene encoding CRISPR-associated protein Cas4 → MNFNLKPSPTLIWYYFICEREVWLLSRQLEPYQANPFIEIGRLISEETYKRQLKEIHLENMVIDLLKTEGKDIVVAEVKKSSKYEKAARMQLAYYLLRLKAMGIEAKGELLFPVEKRKITVELTPEIQDELKEAQDKIKQIILHETAPLPKKIKFCNKCGYQELCWA, encoded by the coding sequence ATGAATTTTAATCTAAAACCCTCCCCTACCCTTATCTGGTATTACTTCATATGCGAGCGTGAAGTATGGCTTCTGTCAAGACAGCTTGAGCCCTATCAAGCAAATCCTTTTATTGAGATTGGAAGGCTCATTTCAGAGGAAACTTATAAAAGACAGTTAAAGGAAATCCATCTTGAAAACATGGTCATAGACCTTTTAAAAACAGAGGGGAAAGACATAGTAGTGGCTGAAGTGAAGAAAAGTTCAAAATACGAAAAAGCCGCAAGGATGCAACTTGCTTATTATCTTTTAAGGCTTAAAGCCATGGGAATAGAAGCAAAAGGCGAGCTTTTATTTCCTGTAGAAAAAAGGAAAATAACTGTTGAGCTTACACCTGAAATACAGGATGAACTTAAAGAGGCTCAGGATAAAATAAAGCAGATAATATTACACGAGACAGCTCCTCTTCCTAAAAAAATAAAATTTTGCAACAAATGCGGTTATCAAGAACTATGTTGGGCTTAA
- a CDS encoding DevR family CRISPR-associated autoregulator, whose protein sequence is MLKFITFSVKVQLNVHDLNNEAVAGNVTDIRIMEFLDEMGGKVEATAVSGRMLKHWHYEGMRKLGSAQGLPFCDACKIGEPVRPAKLENNILSHKNAVAEGQVAVIQKCAICDIHGYLAAIAGEGRGGRRTSEEGEEEQEGVSERRSSRVMFSWLMPVLGGEFSSRQVIHSRVKSGISFDDKNLTSQMPFHKSYGSGIYAFVSALDIDRIGLVELNLGSPNPYAVDDNSGRKQRIKVALEAYRLMLSGQLGASLSHAVPHVNPLEILVAYSETGPLPFPVSPIYPDYISKTVGLMPENTTLLYLGSETPTGVVKKNTINEVFDEILSKVA, encoded by the coding sequence GTGCTTAAATTTATAACATTTTCAGTAAAAGTGCAATTAAATGTCCATGATCTCAATAATGAGGCAGTGGCGGGTAATGTAACTGATATAAGGATTATGGAGTTTCTTGATGAAATGGGTGGAAAAGTTGAAGCAACAGCAGTATCAGGCAGGATGCTCAAGCACTGGCATTATGAGGGAATGAGAAAGTTAGGCTCAGCACAAGGCTTACCTTTCTGTGATGCCTGTAAAATTGGTGAACCTGTAAGACCAGCAAAATTGGAAAACAATATCCTTTCTCATAAAAATGCTGTTGCTGAAGGACAGGTAGCTGTTATTCAGAAATGTGCTATTTGCGATATTCACGGGTATCTTGCAGCAATTGCAGGAGAAGGAAGAGGTGGAAGAAGAACATCTGAAGAAGGTGAGGAAGAGCAAGAAGGTGTTTCTGAAAGAAGGAGTTCAAGAGTTATGTTCTCATGGCTTATGCCCGTTTTAGGTGGCGAATTCTCTTCAAGACAAGTGATTCATTCAAGGGTCAAGAGCGGGATTAGTTTTGATGACAAAAATCTTACTTCTCAAATGCCATTCCACAAATCCTATGGCTCTGGTATTTATGCATTTGTATCTGCCCTTGATATTGATAGAATTGGGCTTGTGGAATTAAATCTTGGAAGCCCGAATCCTTATGCTGTTGATGACAACTCCGGCCGTAAACAACGAATCAAGGTTGCCCTTGAAGCATATCGCTTGATGCTTTCAGGCCAATTAGGCGCAAGCCTCTCTCATGCTGTTCCTCACGTAAATCCTTTAGAGATTCTTGTTGCGTATTCTGAAACAGGACCACTACCCTTCCCTGTATCGCCCATATATCCAGACTATATTTCAAAAACAGTGGGGCTAATGCCTGAGAATACAACTCTTCTTTACTTGGGAAGCGAAACGCCAACAGGGGTTGTAAAGAAGAACACTATTAACGAAGTCTTTGATGAAATTCTAAGTAAAGTAGCCTGA
- the mfd gene encoding transcription-repair coupling factor, protein MNFLSNQPSNINTALLEEVKKITSLIKTNNEIYNLSITSFSLFICFYKNNFIVFEENEDQAAKLYAAFKTFSSFFNTTDEIVFLPSKGTERMIAIFKILNERNKKIITTVDSAKIPPHIETINIKKGGTIEREFLAKNLINLGYSKVELVTQEGEFSEHGWVFDIWGIGEEYPARIEFFGDEIEEIKLFYPDTQRSFKDKNEIWIIQAEEKEINNIELLELFEFDNIFTVDKNFTNKKFNIVKISHLPVKFSTKSVDAGDKTFYGLGILPNERSSILDFPRNLKKLGIPIIFSISSRGKAETIKEVLFNHDIIAPLIHKNEIGTYSGKYAITISDLQEGFYRENLMIITDFELFGEKTLKKKKLAIQKLPIDGLEINEGDYIVHKEHGIGIFRGIKRQKYEGTEEDVLVLEYKDGDILYVPTWNIGKIYRYSAKEGFIPPIDKLGSNRWQKAKERERKRIHDIADKLIKLYAQRKTERGFIYSEDTEIHKNFDDFFPYEETEDQQKAIDAILKKMREPFPMEVLLCGDAGYGKTEVAMRASFRAVYDGKQVAVLVPTTLLCEQHYRTFKKRFEAFPVKIEYLSRFRSEKEIKKVIEDTKLGKVDILIGTHIIILKEVDFFDLGLLIIDEEQKFGVIHKEKIKEKYPKVDLITITATPIPRTLQIGLSGLWDIFVIQTPPKERLAVKTFVIQENELIIKEAIEKEIQRGGQIYFLHNRIHDIELVKSKIQKLVPMARIGVAHGRMKEKMLDKIMLDFIYGKIDILLCTSIIASGLDIPNVNTIIIDQAQTFGLSDLYQIRGRVGRSYRQANAYLVIPPEEILSEDAKKRIKAIQEMSYLGAGFHIALRDLEIRGAGELLGVEQSGVNRLGFDLYIEMLNEAVKEIKGEVLPALKLPEIKFSIPAFIPEEYIKETPMRIRIYRKLSQISEDSEIEKLYDEIIDRFGMPPKEVENIFKIARIRLLVSKIKASEVKQKKNTFKFKMEENLDTGFVNRLLHILTGFKNRGIIKNLKFYQDGFEVNIEELDGLILFLKRLIAKVEDKK, encoded by the coding sequence ATGAACTTCCTTTCAAATCAGCCGTCTAATATTAATACTGCTTTATTAGAAGAAGTAAAAAAAATCACCTCCCTCATCAAAACTAACAATGAAATTTATAACCTTTCTATAACCTCCTTTTCATTATTTATTTGTTTTTATAAAAACAACTTTATAGTATTTGAAGAAAATGAAGACCAAGCAGCTAAACTTTACGCGGCTTTTAAAACTTTTTCATCTTTTTTCAATACTACTGATGAAATAGTTTTCTTACCATCTAAGGGCACAGAAAGAATGATTGCAATATTTAAAATTCTGAATGAGAGAAATAAAAAAATAATAACAACAGTTGATTCTGCTAAAATTCCTCCCCATATTGAAACCATTAATATAAAAAAGGGAGGGACTATTGAAAGAGAATTTCTGGCAAAAAATCTTATTAACTTAGGATACAGTAAAGTTGAATTAGTTACACAGGAAGGAGAATTTTCTGAACATGGATGGGTATTTGATATATGGGGAATTGGAGAGGAATATCCTGCGAGAATTGAATTCTTTGGAGATGAAATAGAAGAGATAAAGTTATTTTATCCAGATACGCAACGCTCATTTAAAGATAAAAATGAGATATGGATAATACAGGCAGAAGAAAAAGAAATAAACAACATAGAGTTACTTGAATTATTTGAATTCGATAATATTTTTACGGTTGACAAAAATTTCACCAACAAAAAGTTCAATATAGTGAAAATATCACATTTACCTGTTAAATTTTCCACCAAATCAGTTGATGCAGGAGATAAAACATTTTATGGATTGGGAATATTGCCAAATGAAAGAAGCTCTATTTTAGATTTTCCCAGAAATTTAAAAAAACTGGGAATTCCTATAATCTTTTCTATAAGTTCTCGGGGAAAAGCTGAAACAATAAAAGAAGTTCTTTTTAACCACGATATCATCGCTCCATTAATTCATAAAAACGAGATTGGAACATATTCAGGCAAATATGCAATAACGATATCAGATCTTCAGGAGGGATTTTATAGAGAAAATCTTATGATAATTACAGATTTTGAACTATTTGGCGAGAAAACCCTTAAGAAGAAAAAACTTGCCATCCAGAAATTACCTATTGATGGACTTGAAATAAATGAAGGTGATTATATAGTTCATAAAGAGCATGGAATAGGGATTTTTCGTGGTATAAAAAGACAGAAATACGAAGGGACTGAAGAAGATGTGCTTGTTTTGGAATATAAAGATGGAGATATTCTTTACGTCCCTACTTGGAATATTGGAAAAATCTATAGATATTCTGCAAAAGAAGGTTTTATTCCACCGATTGATAAACTGGGAAGTAATAGGTGGCAGAAAGCAAAAGAAAGAGAAAGAAAAAGAATACATGATATAGCTGATAAACTTATTAAGCTTTATGCTCAGAGAAAAACTGAGCGAGGATTTATTTATTCAGAAGATACTGAAATTCATAAAAATTTTGATGACTTTTTCCCCTATGAAGAAACTGAAGACCAGCAAAAGGCTATTGATGCAATACTAAAAAAAATGAGGGAACCTTTCCCTATGGAGGTGCTTCTTTGTGGGGATGCTGGATATGGGAAGACAGAAGTTGCTATGAGAGCTTCATTCAGAGCGGTTTATGATGGGAAACAAGTTGCAGTTTTGGTGCCAACAACTCTTTTATGTGAACAACATTACAGGACATTTAAAAAAAGATTTGAAGCATTTCCTGTAAAAATTGAATATTTAAGCCGATTTCGTTCAGAAAAGGAAATTAAAAAAGTTATTGAAGATACAAAATTGGGGAAAGTTGATATTCTCATTGGCACTCATATAATTATTTTGAAAGAAGTTGATTTTTTTGACCTCGGGCTTTTGATTATTGATGAAGAACAGAAGTTCGGGGTAATTCATAAAGAGAAAATAAAAGAAAAATATCCAAAAGTTGATCTCATTACAATAACTGCTACTCCTATACCAAGAACTCTTCAAATAGGATTAAGCGGACTGTGGGATATATTCGTAATACAGACTCCACCTAAGGAAAGACTTGCTGTTAAAACATTTGTCATTCAGGAAAATGAATTAATAATTAAAGAGGCAATTGAAAAAGAAATTCAAAGAGGAGGACAGATTTATTTTCTTCATAATAGAATCCACGATATAGAATTAGTAAAATCAAAAATTCAAAAACTTGTTCCTATGGCACGAATTGGAGTTGCGCATGGTAGAATGAAAGAAAAAATGCTTGACAAAATAATGCTTGATTTTATTTATGGGAAAATTGATATCTTACTATGTACATCTATTATAGCCTCAGGACTTGATATTCCAAATGTAAATACAATTATTATTGATCAGGCTCAAACTTTTGGATTAAGCGATCTTTATCAAATAAGAGGAAGAGTTGGCAGGTCATACAGGCAGGCAAATGCTTATTTAGTCATTCCTCCTGAAGAAATTCTTAGTGAAGATGCAAAAAAAAGAATAAAAGCTATTCAAGAAATGAGCTATCTCGGAGCAGGTTTTCATATTGCTTTAAGAGACCTTGAAATAAGAGGTGCAGGAGAGCTTCTTGGTGTTGAACAATCAGGAGTAAACAGATTAGGTTTTGATCTTTATATAGAAATGTTAAATGAAGCTGTCAAAGAAATAAAAGGCGAAGTTTTGCCAGCACTGAAACTACCAGAAATTAAATTTTCTATACCAGCTTTTATCCCCGAAGAATACATAAAAGAGACTCCTATGAGAATAAGAATTTATAGAAAATTGAGTCAAATTTCAGAAGACTCTGAGATAGAAAAACTTTATGATGAAATTATTGATAGATTTGGAATGCCTCCAAAGGAGGTTGAAAATATCTTCAAAATCGCTCGCATAAGACTCCTTGTTTCAAAAATTAAAGCCTCAGAGGTTAAACAAAAAAAGAATACATTTAAATTTAAAATGGAGGAAAATCTTGATACAGGTTTTGTAAACCGCTTATTACATATATTAACAGGATTTAAAAACAGGGGCATAATAAAAAATCTGAAATTTTATCAAGATGGCTTTGAAGTTAATATTGAAGAACTTGACGGTTTAATTTTATTTCTTAAAAGACTTATTGCAAAGGTTGAAGATAAAAAATGA
- a CDS encoding tetratricopeptide repeat protein, with product MIYYKTMRSKFLGVLIAFIVIACTSEERIRQMNESDFHKEIGFAYYIEKNYQLAYSEFHKALQIDPDNKDALHGLALVHMEFQEYEMAKDLFLRTLSLDNNYADAWFNLGVCYQKLNMHKEAIDAFQKALNNPLFVTQDKAYFGQGLSLYRVGQYEEAKNAFDKAIKRNVLLIPAHLYLALTYQKLNQYSEAVKTLKNSIKLDQSFKGDIDKFIKNLVDDLKKGQTNMPKEDILDLLEILKY from the coding sequence ATGATATACTATAAAACTATGAGGTCCAAATTTCTGGGAGTCTTGATTGCTTTTATTGTTATTGCATGCACATCTGAAGAAAGAATCAGACAGATGAACGAATCTGATTTTCATAAAGAAATTGGATTTGCTTACTATATTGAAAAAAACTACCAGCTCGCATACTCAGAGTTTCATAAGGCTCTTCAAATTGACCCTGATAATAAAGACGCACTTCATGGGTTGGCTCTTGTTCATATGGAATTTCAAGAATATGAGATGGCAAAAGATTTGTTTTTAAGAACACTTTCTCTTGATAACAACTATGCTGATGCATGGTTTAATCTCGGAGTATGCTATCAAAAACTCAATATGCATAAAGAAGCCATTGATGCTTTCCAAAAAGCATTGAATAATCCTTTATTTGTTACTCAAGATAAAGCTTATTTTGGGCAGGGACTTTCTTTATACAGAGTTGGGCAATATGAAGAAGCTAAAAATGCCTTTGACAAGGCAATAAAAAGAAACGTATTACTTATTCCAGCCCATCTTTATCTTGCTCTCACATATCAAAAGCTTAATCAATATTCAGAAGCAGTAAAAACATTGAAAAATTCCATTAAACTTGATCAGTCCTTTAAAGGAGATATAGATAAATTTATAAAAAATCTTGTAGATGATTTAAAAAAAGGACAGACTAACATGCCTAAGGAAGACATTCTTGACCTTCTTGAAATTCTAAAATACTAA